A stretch of DNA from Pseudoliparis swirei isolate HS2019 ecotype Mariana Trench chromosome 5, NWPU_hadal_v1, whole genome shotgun sequence:
gatgagcagctggagagttacacaactttacagactgaacttaaacatttcacttctggcatctttttgtatttttatttttaaagccaaaaattccgccacttaacggccctctctgtgagcgctgcgcagtaCGTGCatacagcttgacacggagcagcgcgtgcgctctgatcccgctctcttttaatgaagtatcgatacaaaaaatatgctaaatcacatcgctcttaacgtacgggtactttgttagtatcgctacaccgtgcagcgtgacagcagcagatgtagcggactaacatcaagcgaacctaaaccaccaaacgctgaagacatcttgacgctgattggccgagacaagtccctcaaagatgttttattgcgaagagcaccacttcacattttctccgagtcccactccaatctcattaaaaaaaaattgctcccgtagctgtgcctcTGGTGTTTGAATGATtgttactgctgatgtgcaggtggaagcTTAGCTTCTCCCATCAGTGTATTAACGTGTGGgaatgtgtgaatgatgtcatggagcATTAAAGCACTTTTACAGGTGGAGGTCCATTCACCATTTGGTTGCAGATTGACCATAAGGCTGAGGATCTGTACAGCTGCTGCACTTCTAACAGTTGCATCATCCGATTGTTACTGCATTAGTTTTCCTTTTTGTGAACTTTTTTCTCCGTTTAtgcctcttaacccttgtgttgccttagggtcattttgacccgaatcaatattacaccctccccccgcctttgggtcattttgacccgattcaatgtttcaccctcctgttacctttatatttactaacattttaccctttgggttcaatttgacgccagcaattaaaacctccagaaaattattagaattaatattgttttccaagtttaagtgtgaggcactttatgtttgtttgttgactaccgaaagaacacagacattaaacattgaatggggtcaaattaatcctaaggcggggggagggtgtaatattgattcgggtcaaaatgaccctaaggcaacacaagggttaacattaTATTTTAGGACTGTACATCCTCATGACGGGACTGGCTTTCCTTCAAATTTGGGACAAATGTCCACAAaatggaggtcaaaggttactgagctcacaacaaaacacattttgggcCATAAACTAAGAGTTCATATGAACAtatgacaatttcacacaaatgccTAATGGGATAAAATGATCAGGTGATGATGTTTTGTTCAGGATTGATGAAAGTTGACGGAGCATGCAACCTCCAGGCGGTAATTTTGCACTTGTTTCACCCGTTAGAATTATTAATAAAATCCACATCTGTGGATATTGAATACTCCTACAGTTCAGCATTTGGCCTAAAAAACAATGTTAGCATTAGAGTTAAATACAAATGTCCCTTTCAATTAAACAATTCAACTTTGTTGTCAAAATGAGCCTTTGTAATTTGTCCAATCGACTGCCACCAAGAAGCAAAATATATGTAAAGTTAAGTTTGAACAATAAGCCCCTAAAGCAAAAATTATTCAAACTGTAGTTTGTCTCCTTTGGTCCTCGTTTCAGGTGCTTCACATCATTAAAAGTGTGCGTCTCCTAAAACGGGTCCTGTTCGTTcctaaattaaacacatttctatAAAAAGGGAATTTACTGTATAAAATCTTTTGACATCAGTATATagtctttatttttaaattaaatcattGAGAATTTGTATTCTTGGTTAGAAGCTTTTTATTGGTTACAATAACTCATGGCAACATATCAGTATCACCAAGCCActgtacaaatacaaaaaaaaggtcTGGTGTGAAAAAGACTATAAAAATTATTCCATAACAAGTGATTATAAATTCACACAACAGCACTGAATTATCATGGCACCAAGTCCCTGGTCTTTACTGgcttaaaacaataaataaaatcaaaacatCAGAACAGTAGGTTGTAGGGCAGTGCATCATGTTGTGATGGTGCTGTGGTGGTGATCATGTGACAATCAATACAAGTGGCCGGGTGTCATTGAACCAGCAACTTTCCATTTCTTACATCAAGATATTCAATTAGGAGAATCGTGCAAACGCGGCCATCAAAATACTGCCTGAActtgtgcagcagcagcaagcaaCATTTTCACATCTGCTCTTTGAAGTTAAACGTTGGCACTGTGGGTGGCGAATGGCGACTTACACCGAGCGCCAactaaaagagagaagaaaaaaaaactactgCCAAACAAACTCCAAGGATTTAAAGAAGTCACAGATCTTGGTACTTGAGACAATACTGGAAATGCAGCAAATGTCGACATTTCGTAACGCCACAGAAGTTGAGTCAACAGCTCCAAATCAGTTGTATAGTTAAAAGAATAAACTGGAGGAGACTTCAGGCAAATACAACATAATGTGAAAGTAAATGAAGTCAAGCACCTGTTTGATTAGTGAGTGAACTGCTCAGGCACGTGGAAGTGTTACTATTCCAGGTTCCAGCTGCGAATACTGCTGAATTACACAGCGAGGAAATGGTTGCCTGCTGCACATCACTGTCTGAAATAAACAATCCCATTTTCAGCTACTAAGGGCAATGGtgtacattttttcttcttccactttTACACAGCTCATAATGTCCTAAAATAACAGGGTGGTTATTATTTGAATAGTTTAGCATTTTGGGAAAACATGCTTATTTCGCTTCTGGAGGAGCATTGGGGAAgatgccactttcatttctgtCCATTAGCAAATAACATAAAGGCTGCTGccagctagcttagcataaagagtggAAAGGGAGGAGAACACCTAGCATGGCTGGCCGCGAGCAACAACGTCTGCCTAGCCGCGTCTCTCGCACCCAAATGTCCCAGTGAATATGTACAAAAACGTGTACAAATACTTATTCACCATTCACAGGGTGGGCTGTGTGCCTGACCAGTTGCCAGGCAACAGACATAATTGGCAGTTTTTGTTTCACAAATAAGAATTGACCATTAGTGGGCTTCAGGCAGAGCTAggcagtctttgtgctaagctaacaggcTGCTGGTTGAGGCCTAATattcaaacagacagacacgaGTGTGACGCGACTCGACTTAACTGCCAGAAAGCAAACACTTCCCAAAATGTCAGACTATTcctttaaatacatttcatcTTTATCTGGGGACACATGGACATCTGACGTTTGCTGACTGACTTCAGTCTAAAAAGAAATTTTAACTTAAAACAAACAACCATCTTCAGATATAAGCAGTACACCGGTTTGGTCAGACAGACTGGGTATAAAATCAAACTGATGCGACTTTAATTGATGATATGGAGAAAGCTGGCACTTGAGTAGTgagcaaactttttttttcttcttctattttttgtcACTGACTAGTTTTCAGTTCACAGCTCAGAGTCTGTGGATAACATTGGCACAAATAAGGAAGTAACACTTAGATCTATATGTTACCCTCATACATCAGCAAACAACCCCTCctcatccccctcccccccacacacactgatatgaaATGCATATCACATCCTACACACCTCAAAGATATTCTCAGACTAAAAACTATAACTGTTATTTTTAACATTCTCTCAAAATGGATCAATTAATGCAAAGCCAGGTAGAAGCAGCTAAAAATTTAAGAACGTAAAAAGGTAACTAGAATCACGGTAGGCCAGAGGGGTTTCATTGTCGCCGATTGAACCTAAATAAATACTACAGTGGTAGTGTGCGGTGGTAGTCGTAGAAAGCAGAATAGTATAAAATCTTTAAGAAGCAGGATGGCGCTGCATGTGCTTGCGTGGTTTTCTGTAAGCATGCTTTTTAGTGTTCACGAGTATCAGAATGTGCTtctattgaagaagaaaaaatgcaaTCTCTCTTATTGATCAATGTGTAAAAAGGAATAGTAagaggatttttaaaaaacttttgtcGATGCTAGTATTACCTTCTATTATGAATGGTATCGTAAGGCAGAATGGAGACAATAGTGCCACATCTCACAGGAGCACAAACCCTCCTTTATCCAGCCCATGTGGGTCAAATGTATATATTCAGATAGGCACCCGAAACAGCCGATGGATAGGTCCAACTCACATacattgtgtattttcttttttaattaagcCTTTAGAGGAACCAAAGTAATGGAAGATGTGCGATGAGAAAATACTCAAAATCAGACAGCACTTCTATGAGTAAATAAGTCACATGTGTTCAATGTTTTACATTTGTACTACAGTGTGTTAGTGCATGTCTAGCTCTCTACTAAGTGAACATTTCTGTCTACCAAGTGTACTTTCTTCACAAGCAATATTTAAAAGTTCATAACATGTTTTTGgtgctgaaaaaaagaaagtgttaaaacacttaaaaaaaaaaaaaagacatttaataaAAAGCTTGTGGTGGCACCGGTGTGATTTTGGAGCAGCGAACATGATTTCAGCTCCATGCAGTCGCTCGGTTCACACCTTGACGACGAAGAGGACTCATTGATCCTTCgctttgagaagaagaaaaaaaaagaagatacaaATGACATGGCGAGATCTGACGGACATCTTTTCTCGAGTCCTCAGGCCTCTTACAGAGTCACTGCTGTCTTGTATGGTCCTTTAAATGTCCTCGCGCAACGACAGGCCGCTCTACCATTTGTCCTGACAGGCCTCAGCACCATGACAGGCTCACAGGTAGAAGACGGCTTCTGCTTGAGGAGAACACATCTCTCTTTGCGACGCCCTTCTCTCCATCAGTGTCATTTGTACGGGCAACTCGACATGCTCGTCTCAAAAAGTAGATTCTATAGGCCACAGCTGACGGGTGATATGATGCAAAGCCATTATTTAAGACTGTTGGGTTATCGATCATATCACACAGCTGTTTGCATGGAATTTATGTGGTTTTCAGATATTCCGCATCTGAGGATTTGAAACCACAATCCATAAGTAGAGGTCAAGGCAGGGCCTCCAGTTAAATAGTTTTCTATCTTAGCTTAAAATTCACGTTTCCACTTTGGAACGGAAACCTCATGAATCCAGACTAAAAACATCCCGTGTTGGTTTTGAAGCGTGCTCTCTAATCATTAATCACTCTAATAAAAGACTGGTGAGGAATGCCATGGGCCGTGTTGTCATTCACTTGGATTTTCAGATTCGGGATGCATGAAATGCGTTTGCAGCCTGTACAATAATACACAGATACAGATGAGGAAGGTGAGTTTAGCTGGGCCAAAGTATATTTTTGGAAATTGTTTTTGTGTATTTGCTAAATCTTCTCTCGTTGCTGGAGAAGTGGGCTTTATTTAACAGAAATATTATAAAAATGAAAGGAGGCTTTTTAGGTTAAATTATGATACGTTACTGTGGCTAAATTGTCGGACACTCAATCTGGTACTCACACAGGATAAAATACGTGTTTCTGGCAAGTAGTAATGTGAATATATACAGtagaaataaaacataaactCCTCAAAATCATAAAAAGAAAATCTCCAAGGGTGGGAAATaaactacaaaaatatatacatagacattatatatgcatatattatgcatatatacacacataatgctatacatatatacatttacatattacacacagacactcatctAGTTTGTTGTTTGTCACGGTAAAAGATTCTCTTCATCGCGGCCTAGAAGAGAATTGGTAGAGGGGCGATatctttttcagtttttcttaactcatctctttctttatttctgATTGGACAATTCTACTGAAAGGTTCTTAATTATGTTTCTGTGTGATGGCTGGGTGAAAAATACGTCACTTGGACAGGTAGAAATAGTTGGTACTTTCTCACAGGCGGGCAGGTCACCAGCAGTGAGGAGAACTCGGGGGTGAGTTGAGAGGATTTCGGCTGCCAGAGTGCACCCCTCAGGTCCAGCCCAGCAGATGAGTTGGGATATGTGGGGTGGGGTTGCGGGGAGCAAGTTGGAGGGCAGTGATCGAGTACAACAAGGAAGAGATTTGTTTAGTTCCAGATCCGCAGGAAACTGTCCCAAGAGCCGGTGGCCACGGCCATGCCATCTTCCGTCACCCCTAAGCAGCTTACTCTGTTGTCGTGGCCAGCTAGGACACCTGGCGGTCAGAGAAAACAAACTAGTCAAAGGTTGGTCACTTTAAATCAGCAACACAGTCCGTGATCACACGGCAGGTTTTATGTTCAGTTTCAACCTGCTACTCATTTGTCTGTTCATATCTATTCTAGGACGCAATTTAAGCTCCATTTAAGAGTTAAATCTTTTGGTAAATTACTCGATTTGCTATTGATTAAATCAAAATTTGTCACGCCCGAAATATTCCCATTCctaatatgaacaagaaaacaaTGGTTGGCTCATCTGCCCCCCCAagataaatacatttgaaatgacCAGACTACGGGCATCATTTACCTGCACGTTCGCCTTTCAGAGTGTCCCAGACGTTGCAGTTGAAGTCATCGTAGCCGGCCAGGAGCAGGCGGCCACTCTTGGAGAAGGACACAGAGGTGATGCCGCAGATGATGGTGTCATGGCTGTACATCATCAGCTCCTGGTCGGCACGCAGGTCAAACAGCCTGCAGGTGGCGTCGTCTGAGCCCGTGCCAAAGGCATTTCCATTGGGGAAAAACTgcgggaaaaaacaaaatctaAATCAAGCAGTCAAGACAGCGTCGTTAAATCATTATGTTACGATTACGTCTCGAGGGCCAGAGCTTCTGGTTAGAGGCTTTCTTTATAGAAGCACCTTGTTTTTCCTCAGAGCCTTACTaaggcctatatatatatataaggataATTTGACATTTGGAATACTGCAGAGGCAGGACAATGATGACCAATAACTGGACTAatgaaatgtattcatattgtCACACATCCACAAATTTAGATgactcaaatatttttttaaagcaatagtAATCTTGCTTGTTGgacaaacaaactaaaaaagATTTAGTGAGTTTGAATCTGTAAATTACAAAGTATAGACAAACCTCTGCAACTTAGCAGTATTTTATTAGTTGCTTCGAATAATATCTTCCAATTCTCTTTTAAtagtttagttttcttttttgagaaaattggCTTTACACAGGAATAATCccttttatatatttcaatcTATGCAAGACATTCTGGGTGGTTCGCAACTTCTACTGAAACAGAGAAATCTGCTACTTGGAAAAGCTCAAAACAGTTAAGTgaacaaaaatgtattattaaggAGAACTGAGGaacccagaaaaaaagaagcacatatTGGCATGATTGATCATAAATCAGCAGTTCTCGATTCATTCAtccaatgtttactgaggcGAGATTCCTCCTATAAGCCtttccaggttttttttttaaatctcacatGTACGACTTGCATGTCTGCTGCTTTGTTTTattatgcaaacaaataaagCTAAAATCTCTGTACACTCttcctgtagagagagagagagaaagagaaagcgacagagacagagagcttgggagcaagtgtgtgtgtgtgcgcgtgtgcgtgcatgtgtgcgtgttcaGTACTCACAGTGACGGCGTTGATGTCGGACACATGGCCGGCGAAGGACTGTCTGCACATGCCATCACGAATGTCCCACAGCTTGGAGGTGGCGTCACAAGCTCCGGACACAAAGGTCTTTAAGTCCGGGCTCAGAGACAAACTCATCACATCGCCTGTGTGGCCGGTGAAGGTGATGGCCTGCTGGCCCGTCTCtatgtcccacaatgcactgcaaaAGAAGAGGTAGTGGTTAGGCATGAGTGTCCAGAGataatacattattttacaTAAACTGCTCAAagacaacacatacacatactatAAGGCATACTAGCTCCAATAAAACAGAATTCTGATTCATGTGAATTATTAAAATTTTAGTGCAAGGAATTTGTCAATATGCATCTTTATACAACTCTGTAGAATGATGACTGACAATATATTCTGCGGTAAGACAGTGATGGATATAGGAGTGGAACTTTTTGACATGAAGCCTCTTCAGTCTACTGTGTAGcattataataacaatagttATATCATATAAAGAGCTTTCTATTCTTTAAGCTGTGCAGGTGACAGCAGAGGGTCAGTACTCACCAGGTGGTGTCTCCGGAGCTGGTCAGTATCTGGTTGTCATCCAAGAAACGACAGCAGGACAAGTAACCTGGAGGTAAACAGCAGCAACATCAGATAAGGTGCGCTCTGTCCCGTATTGTCAGGCACTTTCCTCGTCACCTAATCACATGCTGGACTACCACAGCTGAATGTTTACTGCTGTGCTAGTCCTTCGCAATGTTGCCTCATACAAGTTTTAAATCAGCAGTGGTATCCTTTCCTCCACCCTCATCCATATCctgtaactttaaaaaaaaagtaaacagtCGAGTTGCAATGGGCCTGTTCCTCCAGCATTACAGCCCTGTGGTAGGAAACAGGCTCTACAGTGGCTCGAGGATAGTGGCCAATTCCTGACCATGATAAAATAGTACCAATCGGACTAATTATATCCACTGTAAGCAAAGTTCTACTCTATATCATGCTTGCATTgcagggaaaaacaaaaaacaaacacagatatCTGCAAGGGATATGTGAAATTAACACTTGAAGAAGATACGTACGTCAAGAAACAATAAGCCTTTGAATACGCATGAGATCCAGTGGAAAATAACAGCTTGTGGAGCTTGCCATTGTTTAACTTATTGAACGAGCCAAAATGTCTACACTCAATATCTAAAATTACActgtggggaaaaaaggaaCTGTCAAATTTACTTAGTTTAGTTAACAAGAACAATTTTCAGGGTTACTGGTTCAGCTTTCTTCTTCATATTATGTCTTGGCTGgccctgtgtctacctgtgtgtccgGGTAGCTCTCGGGTGACGCGCACGTTGCCCTCTCGGGTCTTCAGGCTGTATATAGAGCAGATGTTGTCCAGGCCTCCACAGGCCACATAGTTCCCAGAGGGGGCGTAGGCGCACGTCATCACCCAGGAAGAACGCAGCGGGATGGCATGCATCTGAGGACGAGGAGAGTCGGGAGTCATTTATTTACTTAACACAATAAAGGAAATAACgttgagctaaaaaaaaaagcttaatTTATGTGTTGTAATCTAAAATCATAATGATACTGTTCAATCATCAGTGGCCAATGGAAAATCCTGCCACTTTTTCTTCGTACTTCAGAAGAAATTAAAGGAGGCCTTCTTACCACCGTCTGGGTGGTACTGTTGCCAAAGAGGCCAAAAACCAACATGCTCACGTAATCATATCATGAAAGATTACATCATTATGCGATATGAACTGAATATTAAGTGCAAGAAGACAGTGCAAGACAGTCGGGGGTAGTTTGTTCCTCTGCTCATCTCCATATCGTTTATGTATTAGAGGTTCAGATGGCAGGCGCAgatttataaaaaattaaataaaggccAGAGTGATATTTTGGAAAGTGGGCATCGAactgaacttttttttacatttctgtgttTACTTTCACTATTTTTCCAGCCAGATTATTAATTATAGGAATATATAAAGAACTTACAGGCAGCCAGAGAGTGGCTATTTGGATGTTGTACTGTGTTTAAGTGAGCCTGTGCATTAATTACAGCCTGCAGTCTAAAAGCAACATTTGGACAGTTGATATCGGCTCATCAAAGAATCTCCCCAAGAGGACGGTCAGTGAAGTCTGACAGGAGCAGCACATTACTGCCAGCCGAACACTTCTAAATGTACTTCAACTGTTGTCGTACATATTATATATCCTACCATTGATAATCAATAACCGCACCTTATTTGTGGTGTAGCTGTCCCAGATGATCAGCTTTCCATCTTGCGAGGCACTAACAAGTAATCTGGAAAAAAAAGTTAACAGCAGCATGACGCATGGTGCACACGTTAGAAAAATAAGAACCACAAGGTACATGCACCTTGATAATTAATAG
This window harbors:
- the LOC130193850 gene encoding guanine nucleotide-binding protein subunit beta-4 is translated as MSELEQLRQEAEQLRNQIRDARKACSDSTLSQITAGLDSVGRIQMRTRRTLRGHLAKIYAMHWGSDSRLLVSASQDGKLIIWDSYTTNKMHAIPLRSSWVMTCAYAPSGNYVACGGLDNICSIYSLKTREGNVRVTRELPGHTGYLSCCRFLDDNQILTSSGDTTCALWDIETGQQAITFTGHTGDVMSLSLSPDLKTFVSGACDATSKLWDIRDGMCRQSFAGHVSDINAVTFFPNGNAFGTGSDDATCRLFDLRADQELMMYSHDTIICGITSVSFSKSGRLLLAGYDDFNCNVWDTLKGERAGVLAGHDNRVSCLGVTEDGMAVATGSWDSFLRIWN